The genome window CCTTCGAGTAACAGTAGCTGCTTTTCATGTATAACTCTTGTATGGGAGCATAGAGAAAACATTGGCACGAAAATAACTTCAACTTAATATTAGTGCTATGTTGAAACCCTCCAAGTACTCCAATAAAAGCAGAATAAAGGGTATCACAGATGGTGGGTACTCATGACAGCATGCAGCCCACACTCCTcattggacctcaaattccttcgAAATTTTACTGCAATGCAGAACTTGGTATTTTGTTATCAGTTCCTGTGGAAAGTAGCATCTTTTCATGACTAGAAGGAACAGTTCTGCATTGCGACCGTGCATTTCGCCGAATGTTACATGATCGAGCGAAGTGAAGGTAAGCGAGCATCAGATGACGATTCCTTTCGTAGTCAATGTTACTCCTTTTATTATGCACATAAAGTAGAATATTCTTCTTCGTTTTCAGTTCATTATGTCGAATAGTTCGATGTACTTTTGGATGTTTTCTTAGGTAAATACTTCTtcgagatcatttcttcaatttttactcctatccatttttaaggttttgtgtaaacacaatggggtaccaaattaaaggtctcggttagctggttctagttttgacgtttgttggaaaggtgaggagtgcggggtgtCGAAATTGACCAttttttaacgggcccattctcagaaaatacacaactgaaaaaatcaagaggctgccactgtatggtgcctaggctccgaaataccctccataccgatacctgttcaaataaagttaataatagtacattactataatttttagtaattggctggagaACCCcacttaagtccatcctagaatTACCGAATTGTGCAGCAATATAAGCTACAGCGTATAGcaggatcctaccaaatttggtaaaaatcgcactattgctaacaaagttataataagtcaaagctgtcgcttctgtgcaaattcaagactttgaatatcaataagacttgaaagtggatattttcacatagcatatgcatatattacgtgctacatactaacgggacaaatgcacactcaaatcactcaacatttcatacctgaagcgtctagctttcagTTTCTCGACATGTTCTTACCTATTTTTCCGAATATATGCAGCTCGTATTACATAGAAAAGGTGACATTATCCTGACCAAAATCTAGCGGCCTATATCCATGCTTTTCTTCTTCTCCAAAATTTTTAAAGCGTACCTAAAAACTGTCTTTCGTTTCGTCTTTGCCTCTCGCAAACGTTATGCTATTCACTAAAAACCTCTCCCCCgacacttgtttattatcttGATGGTCAGCCTTTAACGATGGTTGCCTCTTACAAGGATCTAGGTGTGAACTTTTAGAGCAAACTCCGATATATCTTTCATTATGCCAATGTCTGGCTTTATCCTTCGTTTCTCCTATCAATTGATCCATTCTTCAGCTATCCTTTACTATTCGTTTGTCCGTAATATTTATGGCGTCTCTACAATCTTGACGATCCTTGACAGACGCATATatcctttttaaagtttataACTGCTTGATGGACAGCTATTTATCCTCCGAAATTCAATATCGTGCCACATCACATTTGAAATCTTAGTGTTTTTAATGTTCCATCCATGGAGCTCCTGTGCTATTTTGACTCCCCCTTGCCTACAATGTTACGTGATTATAATCGTTTGCAGCCTGATCCTTTGGCTTCATCCCTAGCAACTCACAAAAATAGTTATTGACTCATCgtatttttttctgtattttgcaaatatatacaataagtgattggaaaattttccatttattgAAGATCAgattaatatataaataagatcacaagaaaaaaatagtaTTGCAACTCTAAAAGACTTCGCTTTCGACTGGGAATTCTTTGGATATCTTACCTGCTATTAACGACCTTGGTTGGATTGTCGAAAGGATTTGCAGGTCGCTAGCCCAAAGATCTCaccaaaaggaaaaaatattttaggtGAATTCTTATACTCAGATTTACAGAGAAGCTGTTATCTTAGAGGTAGGCTTCATGAGCTGCCTGATCTGTCCGTTTTCAAGCACATTTCATAATATTTGGTTTTAATTATCTTCTATCGATCTTAAGGCCAGAGTCGCAGACTGAACTAGCGGAGAGCACATAATTAGAGAAAAAACTCCATGAATAAAGCTAGCGTTTTTACTTATAACTATGCGTCGCTAACGagaaaatttttcttatttccagATTATAGTGGTGTCCGTAACAGCGGGCGTTGCGTTACTTGGAGTTCTGGCGCGCTACTTAAGGCGCCGTCGTACACCCCGGCCTTTTCGACGTCCACGCAAGTATGGAGGCGGACGTCGAACCCGAAATAGTGTCCGCAGTCCAAATGACTTGGCTTCTGTCGCGGGCTCGAAAGCTTCAGCCCGTTCGGGAAGTCCGGGCGGATCAATGGTAGCATTGTCAGATCGTCTATCCCTAGCATCCGGCTCCTTAGGTCCCGGAGTTGTGTCGACGCAACAGTTAACTGCTCAACAATTAGGCGTAATGGGAATGGAAGCTCTGGAAACAGTAATTAATCACTGGGAAGATGCACTGTCTGTACATTACTCACCTGGAGGTGTTTTATCTCTGACAACCGCTGAAGAATCTGAATTTTGTCGCGAAATTCAAAATCTTTTGGATATGGCGTATGCTTTGCAGGATCAAAGTGAACTTTTATTTCTCGACCAACGTTCGATTCTGTTCCGAGATGGAGAAAAGAATGCAGAAAATTCGAAAAAGGAGACAAGTAATCAACTCAGTCGGACAGCTTCCGATCCTAACTTTGATTCAGCTGAAAGTTTCGCATCTGCCTTGGATCAAGTTGCAGATTTACGTGAGTTTGAAGAATTTACTGAAGCTTTTGCTGAATTAGAACAGTATCCATTGTATCAGAGTGCGATTAAACACATGGAGGAGCAGCAGATTCCATGCCGGACCATACGAACAGAACAAGTTGGGTGTGCGTCCGATGTAGAATATTTAGCTAAACTACATTGCATTCGATTAGCTTTCCAATATATGTTTAAAGTGAGTATTCTTACTTCGTGTCCTTCGTTTAAATAATCGGGAACTTTAAAATGTTGCTCTCCACTCAGGATGCATCTGTTGGCCAATGGGTGGCAGACACAGGCAGGCAAATCCTTACAGATTTGTTGTGCCTTGGAGATAAGGACCCCAAAGACTTTTTAGTTGGTTATGAAGACATGATGGTGTTCCTGCAAGATCCCAGCAATTGGCCGATTATTGAACGAGAATTGGAACAGAGAAGTGTGAAAGCCATGACATTCTACGATGTTTGCATTGATTTCATCATTCTGGATTCATTTCGGGATTTGGACGCGCCTCCGGCTAGTGTGACGGCTGTTGTACAAAATCGGTTTTTATCTAATGGCTTCAAAGAAACTGTAAGGAAAAAGTACTACAAAATGTATCAATTAtaacaaatttcatttttcttctcaGGCCCTCACGACGGCGGTATGGTCTGTTCTCAAAGCAAAGCGGCGAATGCTGAAGTATCCAAATGGATTTATGTCGCATTTCTATATAATTTCTGAACAAATTTCACCTCTGATGGCATGGGGGTTTTTCGGACCTAATGAAAATCTGCGTGAGGTATGTCACTACTTTCGGGAGCAGACTTTAGGGTTTTTGAACGACATCTACAGTTTTCAAAAGTGTCGGTATACATCGGTTGAGGAATTGTCTGAGGACATTTTACAGCATATGAAATCGCATGTGAATAATATCGGCGTGAAATTTAGTCAATAGAGCACCACTATGAATTGAAGCGCTAAGCAATGTCGCTCTGTACATAGTGCCTGCAACTTGACACGCAGCCTAAGTTTGAATTCTTATTGCTGGTATTGACGACACTTACTTTCGCTGGAGAATAATTCATGATTAGACTGATAGTGTGCTATGGCTCAAGGGTTTGTTATTGATTTTATCGAAGTGTGTATGTGTGCGTGTGCGCGAATTATTGCGGCTCGGCAGAATAACGGCCAATTTCAGTCTTGAAGTTAGCAAACTATTTTCCAACTTTTCATTACCAAATAATAGAGGAGAGACTGCGTCTTTAGCCGAGTAGAGTTTCCTTTTTCAGAGATGTAGTAATACTAAATCCTACTATAAAAATGACATTCAATTGTGAGATATTCAAATTAGTCTCGATTTTATacttatgatatgaaaatatgaTTGTAGTTAGAAATTACAGTATCAAGTGGTGCCAGTAAGGTGTGAATATTGTAACGATTAATTGTCTGGTCTAATTTTAGATTGTCGCCAAGTTTACACAATTCGTCATGCCAATTTTAATTGCAAGAATAGTCAAAATGCTCGTTTGCTTTGTTATTGACATTACAAAGAGGTGTAGACATGCAATAGGTCTATATATTTGTTTGTTACTTGGAATAAGATTATATTTTTATCATCTTAAGTACAATGTTAAATTTGTTGGACGGTTATCTTATactttcttaataaaaatattatggTAAATAGTGTGTTAGTGCATTTCTTTGTTCTTTTGACATATTTTAGCGGTCAAGTTGATATTCTACAAACATTTCTAATAGTAAAAATAACAATTATCAGCCAGAGAGGTTACTTCTTCTAGAAATATCGGGAGTTAGCAGTCTATATGTGAAGATGTTTCGAAACCGAATCGGTTGTCATAGACACCACATTATTCGAGCATAGGGTCTTCCGCAAGAACAATTGACTTTCCACTGACCTGCAACGAAAATCCATCAGATGGAACGTATTGCGATCAGCAGATTTAGTAGTTCTCTTCTGAATGTGTGTAACAAATTAGTCACGAAGGGGACTATCGTCTAATGTTTCCTTAATTTCTCTTGCGCGTCGCTACTGCGATTGCCCGCAGGGAAGCCACCCCTCAAATTCAGCACGGGAGATCTTCAGAATCTGGCTGACGTCGAATAACAGGAAGCACATTCAAGTTTTCGGAATTGAATTAAGTAGTCCATATGTTTCAGCAAATGGGGATATTTTTTGCGCACAGCTAGATTTGAATACTTGGGGGACAGCGGGTATATTTTTTATGAGGAAACTAATCGGGTGATTACAACAACTGACCTTCTCACATCTCGATATAAGGACACTGCTCTTTCTTCGCAAAAAGAAGGCCACAAAAAATATGGAGCAGGTCTGGCTGTCTTCATTATACTTGCAGCAAATGGGAAGGAACATGTGGAGAATTGCAGGGAAACAAAGGATCATAAAGCTCCTAGATTAGATGGCATTCAACCACTAAGTTGTCAAGACTAGCCTCGACTAGTTTATCACTGTGAGAAGTGTTTAGTAAAAATAACTCCCACCGTGCAGTGAAAAAGTAAGAGGTTTGCTTTCGAAGCGGGAAAAGGTGCGGTATACGTCGAAAATCGCGTTCAATTCAACCAGTTATGGAGGATCGATTTTTGTCTAGGGCATACACTGTTACAGGAGAAGTTCCATAGGACTACTGTGGATACTTATAAATAGGGCGTATGTGTCTCGTTCACGGGATCTTTGGAGCAATGATTTCGCACAAGCATAAAGTCGGTAGGTAGATATTGTATTGGCCGCTCCaaggagctcaattagcgctgCAGTGCGCCGTTtcgataccacaaactcctaagaccatgattgCTCTGGGAAGGggaagggaagcagagtccagccggctcagaatTTCAGACACAAGCCAGCTAGATTAGTCCCCAAAGAATTGATTACCTATTGTCCGCAGCCAAGCTGGCCAATTGCAAAGGAAATCCCTAAGAATTCTTCCCTCCTCTTCGCAAATTCGGCAGGATCGCATCTTGTTATAGGACAGGCGCAAATGATGACCCTACgtcatctgaaaaaaaaaaacgttgttaagtagtgcaagtagactCCGCCCTTCACAGATGTCAGCGAGATGCCAGACGCGCACACCAAGGGACTGTCAAaaacagagccccgcctggccagtccTTCAGCCTGCCTTCTCCTCTATGGTCCTACGACTGGGAACCGCGAGGAGGCTGGTTTTGATCGTGCGTCCAGACTGTTGAACGCCTTTCTGCACTATCCCAGCATGCTAGACAATGACGCCAccgagtacaaagccttaatgaacgcttggctatcggtaaaaatgactattccACGCGTGGTTCATACGCCAGCCATGAACTGGCTTACAATATCGTCAGTATCTCTGCTGGAAATACGCTGGCGAATCCTAGGAGAGCGTACGATTCAGCtacactgtgtgtatccgagaaaacccccgcaccgaaTCCGTACTTTTTTTGATCCGTCGTTGAAGAGTACTGTGTCATTATTACCCAGGTtattactcaggtactcattcacagttcagtcgactggtatccgatgccAAATTCCGATACAAATACCACCAGtgccttgtgctccaaccactcagctatccggacaaagaTCATCTTGCAGGCGTAAAAGACCGCACCGGCTACTTTAATCCTCAGTCCTACGTTAACATTTACCGACCGAGAGCCTGTTAATCGGCTTTTTGTCGCCGACGCTTGCCGGTAGCCTATTAATCGCCTTTTTATCTCGCTTGCGCGCCATTAGCTTATTAATCGGTTGCCTTGATGATCAacaatttattatattatatgaggAATAATTCGTTATTTCGTATTGAGGTtcattgctcaagtgcgttagCTGCGGTACTTTGTAAGCTCCCCCATTTTCATCCAACACAGAATTGGAGGGTTTATTTGAACTGTTTATCAGATTGATGGAGAAGTACCTATGGACTAACAACCCTGGCTTGCTCACTAGAAGCTCCATTAATGATGCCTTGACGTATGTGAACAACTTTATTGCTCGTTGTCCTAACAGATGTGCCCTTGGCACCGCTGTACATTTTAAAAGCTCATTTGATTACTTAAGTTGGTCCAGGAATTAACTCCTTGGAAGAGCTACTTTCATGGTAGACCAGAATTCGCACAATGGCTCAATGAGTGTGTGTGGGTGAATTTCGAAGGTCGTTATGCACAGGAATCCTATGCAAGCCCATTATTGGGAAAGCGATGATGAATGGACTTGTCAGGTGCGTTTAGCTCGGTGACTGAATGTGTTACATTAGTGAAGAGAGCATAAGACTTGAGTTCGAGAAGGGGGTGCAAAGTGCATGCGTTCTTTTAATGCGTCACCAGAGAAGGTTAGTATGCTGCTGTCAACAGAGAAAACTGTCGCGATGTTGCTGAAAACAACTTAAGTTGCCGGTCAAACCCTAAGTTGAACGGTACCTATTTAAAATATCAGAAGCGGGTCAAGTACTTGGGGATTGAGTAGGAGAACTGCAAGATCCATATATGTGGGACTCCGTGCTGCGTGTTTTATTTATGGATCCGCACTGTTGTGCAATGTGGGATGGCGACGTAAAGAGCTATTGCCTTGTTAGTGTGTCATCCTGTGCCGGACGGTCTTTACCGACGCCATGCGGGTATTGTTGTATGTTTCTCGTTTCAATCTAGAAGTACTCCGGCATGCCACGCCCTACAGGATCCGTACGTACGTAAGGCGTATTCTGATAGTCAGAATGTAGTGAACGGTATTGTTCTCGTTAGCCAGTATCTTGCTAGCAGTGAGGTGTTGCGATGCATGAAGTTGTACCCAACTTCATCGACCTGAGGACTGTATGCCTTAATTGCGAGAGGGGTATTAAAAGGGTGTCGCATCCACTGGTGTGAATACTGAGCCCGCACTTAGCATATACCAGTGCCGCCATGCTACTTACGGCACTGATCTGATTGTGAATCAATCCGTGGTCGAAGAGAAACATGAGATTATGCCCGTC of Hermetia illucens chromosome 4, iHerIll2.2.curated.20191125, whole genome shotgun sequence contains these proteins:
- the LOC119653655 gene encoding mitoguardin, encoding MSFFRSLVPGGLSDSRLMSFRLSTSQKIIVVSVTAGVALLGVLARYLRRRRTPRPFRRPRKYGGGRRTRNSVRSPNDLASVAGSKASARSGSPGGSMVALSDRLSLASGSLGPGVVSTQQLTAQQLGVMGMEALETVINHWEDALSVHYSPGGVLSLTTAEESEFCREIQNLLDMAYALQDQSELLFLDQRSILFRDGEKNAENSKKETSNQLSRTASDPNFDSAESFASALDQVADLREFEEFTEAFAELEQYPLYQSAIKHMEEQQIPCRTIRTEQVGCASDVEYLAKLHCIRLAFQYMFKDASVGQWVADTGRQILTDLLCLGDKDPKDFLVGYEDMMVFLQDPSNWPIIERELEQRSVKAMTFYDVCIDFIILDSFRDLDAPPASVTAVVQNRFLSNGFKETALTTAVWSVLKAKRRMLKYPNGFMSHFYIISEQISPLMAWGFFGPNENLREVCHYFREQTLGFLNDIYSFQKCRYTSVEELSEDILQHMKSHVNNIGVKFSQ